Genomic segment of Eleutherodactylus coqui strain aEleCoq1 chromosome 1, aEleCoq1.hap1, whole genome shotgun sequence:
ATACAAATTAATAACAGGACATGGTTACATCCTGTGTTTAGAgctagaaaacccttttaagcccTCAACTACTGCTTGCCTATCCTtgggatacatcatcaatagttgatcagtagggCTCTGCAGGGCAGGACCCCCGCCCATCAACATCTCTGTAGCTGCTGTGTGCCAGAAACACACTGCTCTGTACAGGCTGTAAACCAGAATACGCTTGTTTAGCTTCCTACACTTGTTTAGAGTAGGAAGCTAAACAAGCGGGCGGGAGGGACAATCTTGCAGTGCTGTAGAAAAAACTGAAGCCCCTGTCCTGCCAGCACCTCCTTATACCAGCTTTCTCTCACCAATCACTCACCAATCAGCTCTTGTCGCTAGGGCCCAAGCTTCACAGAAGGATCCCTTATGCTGCTTCCCACCATTTTCTTCAGACCAATCACCATCCATCCTAGGGCTCCAAAGTTTTcccagcatcctccagaaccttCCATCCCGCTCACAGTTGACCCTGTAGTGAACTCAAAGAACATCTATTAAATACCTACCTAATAAGCAAATGCGCTAATAATTAATGCCTAAAAGACCTTTTACAACAATTTCTGCtcagattccatgaggcctcagtcccTAATTGGCCTTTGGCTGTACAGTAGAACTCTACTAGGAGTCCTCCCATTAACAGGAGCCGCATCCACTGACACCACCTCCTGCCCTAATCACATTGGCAGGTGTGAAGTAGATCCCAAGGGGGTTATACCAAATAACACTCAACCCCTATCTGAcactggtgagacccccaccaatcctaagaatgggggtccccaCTAATTCCTGCCCCCCCCCTTAAATCACAGCCTGCTGCAGTTTGGCTTCAAACAGTAAAATGGTGCTGCTTGGGGAAGGTATGCATTGCAAGTTCCAGAGGCTAATGGGCTTTTTGAAAGGCTCCAGCTGTCTCCACCTACCACTGTAGTTCATAGGTTAAGCCCCCTTAGTTCAGATGCTTGGCAGGTACATCAGAGGTGGGGCTGGCAGATGTAGCTGCAGGAAACTGACTTCAGATAATCCAAAGTAGCGGCACTCGCAGTTGATAGTAGGCAAAGCAGATGATACTTGAGTGTCTCTGCCCATTCTTTATGACTAAAGAACAGTAAGAAACAGATCCAGGTGAGTACTGCCTTTCACCTCCACTACTTGGAACATTGGCCATTTTATATACATGAGCAGTGGACAGAAGTAAAAGGCTTGATGATATCTGGTAGGTCCCTTAATCATGAGCAGTGCATACTTGTTTCCTAACAACCAGTGTTGTATGCATTAAGTAGAGGAGAGTTGCATAACCTTAAATTGAATGGGAGTGTATTGTAGTTGATGGATTAAAACTAGAGCAACTCCTGCTGGATCAAAGCTTGGAACCTTGACAGACGCCAAGAGAAGTTGAAACATGCCACAGCATGGAGATCTGCTGAGCATGCAGTATGTGAGACATGTTTAGTCTGGAATACTTTGCAGACAAGTATATGTGTAAAATAAAGCCTTTCCCTTTTCTGATAAATTGTCTGTCTTGCAGGTGGTTCGACATCGTCTAGAGCAGAACGGTATTCTGGTACACAAGGTGAAACTGAATGGCTCTGCTGCAAGTCATGTGCTTCATGAAGATAGTGGCTTGGGTTACAAGGATTTGGACCTCATATTTATGGTGGATTTGAAAGGTCCTGATGCGTTTCAGGTGGTAAAGCATGCTGTTTTGGATTGTCTCTTGGACTTTCTGCCTGCAGGGGTCAATAAAGAGAAGATTACTCCCATGACACTAAAAGAAGCTTATGTGCAGAAACTGGTTAAGGTTTGTACTGAAAGTGACCGATGGAGCCTAATCTCCTTATCCAACAACAATGGAAAAAATATTGAACTGAAATTTGTTGACACTTTAAGACGGCAGTTTGAGTTCAGTGTGGACTCTTTCCAGATCCTACTGGATTCAATGCTTGCGGTCAATCAGAGCTCGGAGACTGCGTCGTCTCAGAGCTTTCGTCCAACTGTGACTGGAGAGAGCATGTATGGAGATTTTGAGGAAGCCATGGATCACTTGCGGAATCGCGTAATTGCCACACGAAACCCAGAAGAAATCAGGGGCGGTGGTCTTCTCAAATACTGCAATTTGCTTGTGCGTGGATTTAAaccaaagtcagaagtggataTGAAAACTATGCAGCGGTACATGTGTTCACGGTATTTCATAGACTTTCCAGACATACGCGAGCAGTTGAGGAAGCTTAAGTGCTATCTACAGGACCACTTTGTTGGCATGGAGGATAAGCGTTATGACTACCTAATGACTCTTCACAATGTGGTAAATGAGAGCACTGTGTGCTTAATGGGACATGAACGGCGTCAGACACTCACACTCATTGCTTCTTTGGCTGTTCAGGTGTTATCGGAACAGAATCCTGTGCCTGCCATCCCAAACTTCACCTGCTACTACCAGCCAGCCACCTTCATGAGAGATGGGAATTACAGTAGTTACTATCTTACTCCTGTCCAGCCTGTTGTATCTTGCAGCCACTCCTATCAGACTTGGCTTCCCTGCTGCAACTGACTTCAGCTAGCTCACAGACCAAATGCTATCGTATCCTGAGCCGCCTTCTATTGCTGGTTGTCTTTGATCTCCTCTTGTGATAATGAAAGGACTAGGATGGTCAACAGTCACACAGCCTTTCTagccacacttttttttttcttttttaaattgaacTATTGAAACTTTGCCTCCTCCTCCTAACTTCATACTGATGCAAGCTTTAGTACCTGTATAAATACTGGGTGTTTGGACCAAAGTGTAGGAGTTAGAGCTCTTAAGTGCCTGTAAAGCTTGATTGGTTCAACTCCTAGACATTAGAAACTATTTCTACTTGCTTTCAGTACCACATAACCATTTTTACTGCATATCACTCCAGCACACATCTTTGTCGATTTTTCTGTAGTATGTGCCTCTTATTTccttttgagaaaaaaatatttgttttataCACATTGCAGAGCTACTGGATTTCCATAGTTTGGTGCTATAAGATACCTCCCAACTAAGGGTTTGTTTACACTGCCATATTTATGGTGTGTAAATAAGCctttgcaataacttttttttccttttttccccttcaTTTATGTATCAAgtctcaaaaaaaaaacttttcttttttctacCAAGTCATCTGGTAAGAAGTACCACAAGTTAGTGGATGGTCAGGTTGTTGATCATAGAATGTGACCTTATATGTGGACATGCATGTCTAAAGTGAGGGTGAAGCTATGGTCTTTCAACAAGCACATGTCATTTGCTTAATCTGTTACACCaaaacttttaaaggggttgtccaatgttTTTGCAAACACTGCTCTACCGGTGTCCAAAGGTTgtgaggtattgcagctcagcgctactgaagtcaatgggagctgtgctgcaataccagacacaacccatgtacAAGGGTGTTGGTGCATTTGGAAGAAGGTTGCCATGTttctctaaccctggacaacccccttaagagaTGTTTCGTGTTCTTATCCCTCTCCATGTAAAGGAATGAAAGttgctttaggctgcctgcacacgggctgaaatcccgcggtgggatttccgccactgaaagcctgcataggagtgcattacaatacgctctcctatgcagacggccgtgtgtaatcttgcgcggcaaacaaactgcggtacgtcctatttctgtgcagggctcgcagacccccacacagaaatgtcacccggccaccggctccggtctgcgcatgcgctggcacatgaaagagccgagggCGCGGGTAAGTATGCACTCCTCCCTGCAggtgctggggtcgggtcccgcggcgagaatcctcaccgccggatccgacccgctcgtctgcaggcggccttagccctCAACACTGATGTCCTAATAGGGTTTTTAGTATCTGGCCTAGAACTGCAGTTCCCAGGTTATTGCTATAGCATGCCAGCAAAGTATTAAAATGGTTGAGCCAAGTTTAAAATGTATCTCCTATCCATAGGCTATTACATAAGTGTCTGGAGATCTGACTGGATCCCCAACAATATCCAATGGAGGTCCCAATTGAATAGAATGGTAGTCGGGCATTCTGCTGCTCAGTTCATTTTGGTACTGACTGAGCTAGTCAAGCACTGTACTccatctctctgcactatgggactgctggagatggtgAATAGATCAATAGCACGAATGCTTGACTGATGCCCCACTTGTTTGGGGGTACACGGGACCCTTGATCTTTAGGGATTCTGAGCCATGGCAAATCAGACCCTTGGGGTGGGGGATATGTTTTAAACTTGACACAGCCCCTTCTAAGTTGGCAGTATTGCTGCTGGTGACTACTCCTTTTACTGGTCTGTAGAACCGGTCAGCTATCTTGCATTGTAATTTCAGGAGCCCAAAAAATATGATGTCTTCACCAGACCGAATATATTGCACTAATTAGTTCTAAAGCACAGCTCAGAATGCTCAGCAGCATTACATGGACTACATGACTGCAGATGATGCAAAGACTAGACTCTGGGTGATCCTACATAGACGGGCCCAGGATAACAGCTGGCTCTCCTGATAACTACATAACACTTATAAATGGATTTTAGTTAGTCTGATGTGAACTGTGCCATCAGCTGCAGATGTCCACATGACCCCTTTTATCTGAACATCTACTGTGACCCTAGAATTGGTTGCTGTTAAATGTGAAAACTTGTGTGCTACAGCAGGTATCAATGTGCTAGAGCTCTAATGGCCCGACAGACGTTTAAATGACTGCATAAGCGCTGATGTCCCTGCTATGGTCTTTAGAGCGTTGACACAAGACTTCTCGCTGGATTGTGGCTTCTTGTTCAGCGCTGCACCTTCTGCGTGAAGCGCTGAGCAGAAGTGTCTACACCCAACAAGAAGCCAGTGTTTTTACACTGATTATCACGCAATGTATTCCAAAGCAAGAATtttagtgataattgttgcatgtcaATGGACCTTAAGGAAGCTCTTCCTGAGAACAATGGTATGTGACGTCTTCCTGGTGTGTATTGGAGTAGACATTTGTAGTTTCCATTTAAAGGCTTAAGATATGTAATGTAGATGAGAATGCCATCTAGTTGTATGCGCTCCTTCAGACACACAGCTGCCATGAAGGATGCGAAGCTGGTGTTGCGCCATGTCGAATAGTGAAGGTGAGGCACATATTAAAGCTACGGCCTAGTGGCATGCCTCTTACCCTAGTGTTAACTGCAGCAATATGGTTTTTCACCCTAGGACCAAGTTGTGATAATTGTGGTGGTCTTGGTGCCACTACTGCACAATACTACCTGCAGCTGCCATCTGTGGCTCCAGAGTAACTGGCTGGAGAGCGCTGGTATAATTAACATAAAGTAGTgtgggtgttttttgtttttgtttttgttttaatttagaaagggggggggggatcacatgctgtggaaaaatcTAGTGTGAAGTTGCTGTGTTTTCACATATTGCTATGCATGGGTTTTGGGCTAacgattggctgtgtgcataGCCTTACAGAACTCTTATGGAGCAGCTTGTCCTGTGCATGTCATACAAGGGCCTACCACAATGACACTGAAACATGCATGAGCCCTGCTacatggattttttttgtttttgttttaaagaATCTAATTTTTTTTGTCTACAGTGCAAAGAATGGATATCCTACATCTAAAGTGTTCAGCCACTCTTCCAAGTCTCCCTGGGATTGTCCTGTACATAACTAGGAAGACTTGGCGCTGAGTAACTAGCGGTGCTGGCCAGTTTTTCTGGTTGAGTTTCTATCAG
This window contains:
- the TENT5B gene encoding terminal nucleotidyltransferase 5B: MSSQTPQSSPRFSVLSCQQTRRLDAILRESVPIHGRGNFPTLSCQPRHLVQVVRHRLEQNGILVHKVKLNGSAASHVLHEDSGLGYKDLDLIFMVDLKGPDAFQVVKHAVLDCLLDFLPAGVNKEKITPMTLKEAYVQKLVKVCTESDRWSLISLSNNNGKNIELKFVDTLRRQFEFSVDSFQILLDSMLAVNQSSETASSQSFRPTVTGESMYGDFEEAMDHLRNRVIATRNPEEIRGGGLLKYCNLLVRGFKPKSEVDMKTMQRYMCSRYFIDFPDIREQLRKLKCYLQDHFVGMEDKRYDYLMTLHNVVNESTVCLMGHERRQTLTLIASLAVQVLSEQNPVPAIPNFTCYYQPATFMRDGNYSSYYLTPVQPVVSCSHSYQTWLPCCN